The proteins below come from a single Parazoarcus communis genomic window:
- a CDS encoding lipocalin-like domain-containing protein, whose translation MKNESIEGRWNIVSWRQEYDDGRKVFPFGEQIEGFIQYGEGNMFCVLSKKPRRAFTTGGQWDAADSEKAAAYNEYLTYAGRYEFDGETVSHLIDLCIFPNWQGSVQRRKVMRTGPDEMTLVARIEDGTPEARTAVLAWRRACA comes from the coding sequence TTGAAGAACGAAAGTATTGAAGGGCGCTGGAACATCGTCTCGTGGCGTCAGGAGTACGACGATGGACGCAAGGTCTTCCCCTTTGGAGAGCAGATCGAAGGCTTCATCCAGTACGGGGAGGGAAACATGTTCTGCGTACTGTCGAAGAAGCCGCGGCGGGCGTTTACCACCGGCGGTCAGTGGGATGCGGCCGACAGTGAAAAGGCTGCGGCCTATAACGAATACCTGACTTACGCCGGCCGCTACGAGTTCGACGGCGAAACCGTGAGCCATCTCATCGATCTGTGCATTTTTCCTAACTGGCAGGGAAGCGTGCAGCGCCGCAAGGTGATGCGTACTGGGCCAGATGAAATGACCCTGGTCGCCAGAATCGAGGATGGCACACCCGAGGCGAGGACGGCCGTGCTCGCCTGGCGGCGTGCGTGTGCTTGA
- a CDS encoding cupin domain-containing protein: MQGNRVVTGHNASGKAEVVLSGPVPGSSEFEHTPGFSAAVVWQTTAEPKIAARASDPVLGLESVMPMVGGTTAMLVTFPPDSLSAGPDFDPEKAGAEFAQRLPGLVDTFEADGSGYHQTDTIDYGVVIDGEIWLDLGEGEEKRLGKGDVVVQVGTRHAWRNRGTEPARIFFVLMGARR, from the coding sequence ATGCAGGGAAATCGTGTTGTAACTGGTCACAACGCCAGCGGAAAGGCAGAAGTCGTCCTCTCGGGGCCGGTGCCGGGCAGTAGCGAGTTCGAGCACACGCCGGGCTTCTCGGCTGCAGTCGTGTGGCAGACCACTGCGGAGCCGAAAATCGCCGCCCGCGCGTCCGATCCGGTGCTCGGACTCGAGTCCGTCATGCCGATGGTGGGCGGGACGACCGCAATGCTTGTCACCTTTCCGCCGGACAGCCTGTCTGCGGGCCCTGATTTCGATCCGGAGAAGGCCGGCGCCGAGTTCGCGCAGCGTCTGCCCGGTCTCGTCGACACCTTCGAGGCGGATGGATCGGGCTATCACCAGACCGACACGATCGACTACGGTGTGGTCATCGACGGCGAAATCTGGCTGGACCTTGGCGAAGGTGAAGAGAAGCGCCTGGGCAAGGGAGATGTTGTTGTCCAGGTCGGCACCCGGCATGCATGGCGAAATCGGGGTACCGAACCTGCGCGCATCTTCTTCGTGCTCATGGGCGCGCGCCGCTAA
- a CDS encoding GntR family transcriptional regulator, whose translation MIRDATNATDGMSSTPPATLIETAYRAIRRNIVLGVHAPGEKMRVEHLKTQYKMSSGTLREALGLLVSDALVVAQGQRGFTVAPMSVADLEDLVYLRALVETEAARQSVANGNDDWEARLVSSFHRLTRAEERLGARTAEAYEEWERRNFEFHEALVAAAPSGRLLDLRAKLHLQAERYRRLSALDGPRPRDVHNEHEQIFELAMQRNADALVDLLRRHLQRPVDVILNSRLLDRSQADTGRAA comes from the coding sequence ATGATTCGCGACGCCACGAATGCGACCGACGGAATGTCTTCCACGCCGCCCGCCACCCTGATCGAAACGGCCTATCGTGCGATCCGGCGAAATATCGTGCTTGGCGTCCACGCCCCCGGCGAGAAGATGCGGGTGGAACATCTCAAGACCCAGTACAAGATGAGTTCCGGCACCCTGCGCGAAGCCCTGGGCCTGCTCGTTTCCGATGCGCTGGTCGTTGCTCAGGGGCAGAGAGGATTCACGGTTGCACCGATGTCGGTGGCCGACCTCGAAGACCTGGTGTACCTGCGCGCACTGGTCGAGACCGAGGCTGCACGTCAGAGCGTGGCAAACGGGAACGATGACTGGGAGGCCAGGCTGGTGAGCAGCTTTCACCGGCTGACGCGCGCAGAGGAGCGCCTGGGCGCACGGACGGCCGAAGCCTATGAGGAGTGGGAGCGGCGCAATTTCGAGTTCCACGAGGCGCTCGTTGCCGCCGCGCCATCCGGTCGCCTGCTCGACCTGCGTGCAAAGCTGCATCTGCAGGCAGAGCGCTATCGCAGGCTGTCGGCGCTGGACGGTCCGCGCCCGCGGGATGTGCACAACGAACACGAACAGATCTTCGAGCTCGCCATGCAAAGGAATGCTGACGCTTTGGTCGATTTGCTGCGCAGACATCTGCAGCGTCCGGTCGATGTCATTCTGAACAGCAGACTGCTCGACCGTTCGCAGGCGGATACCGGCAGAGCGGCCTGA
- a CDS encoding 3-carboxyethylcatechol 2,3-dioxygenase, translating into MKAMLQCMSHTPLKGYFDPSPDVVGEVADLVNAVREEVACFDPEVIYLFAPDHYNGVFLDLMPQFCIGMGATSVGDYMTPDGPLDVPRQLAERCAEVVIENGIDLAFSYRMQVDHGFAQALVEMTGALDRYPVIPIMINAVAPPLVSFKRARQLGEALGRFAGREHERVLFIGSGGLSHNPPIPAIATASDPVVIERLIAGRNPTPEARDARQKRTIAAARAFAAGDGGLHALSPEWDRTFMRQVQARDWSAIDAYRNDDVSKAAGASTHEAKTWVAAAAAMEAACAQGWKAEARYYRPIPEWVAGFGALSGYSHEGPQ; encoded by the coding sequence ATGAAAGCAATGCTGCAGTGCATGTCGCACACCCCGTTGAAGGGCTATTTCGATCCGTCGCCAGATGTCGTCGGCGAAGTGGCGGATCTCGTGAATGCGGTGCGTGAAGAAGTGGCGTGCTTCGACCCGGAGGTGATCTACCTGTTTGCGCCAGATCACTACAACGGCGTCTTCCTCGATCTCATGCCGCAGTTCTGTATCGGCATGGGTGCGACGTCGGTGGGTGATTACATGACACCGGATGGCCCCCTCGATGTGCCACGCCAGCTTGCAGAGCGGTGCGCCGAGGTGGTGATCGAAAACGGCATCGACCTGGCGTTCTCGTACCGGATGCAGGTGGATCATGGCTTTGCGCAGGCACTGGTCGAGATGACCGGCGCGCTCGATCGCTACCCGGTCATTCCCATCATGATCAACGCCGTCGCACCGCCCCTGGTCAGCTTCAAGCGCGCACGCCAACTGGGTGAGGCGCTCGGGCGCTTTGCCGGGCGCGAGCATGAACGGGTGCTGTTCATCGGCTCCGGCGGGCTGTCTCACAACCCGCCGATTCCTGCGATTGCCACGGCAAGCGATCCGGTAGTCATCGAGCGTCTGATTGCGGGTCGCAACCCGACGCCCGAAGCGCGGGATGCACGCCAGAAACGCACGATCGCCGCAGCGCGCGCGTTCGCGGCCGGTGACGGTGGGTTGCATGCATTGAGCCCCGAATGGGATCGAACCTTCATGCGCCAGGTGCAGGCGCGTGACTGGTCGGCAATCGATGCCTATCGCAACGACGACGTGAGCAAAGCCGCCGGTGCTTCAACCCATGAAGCCAAGACCTGGGTCGCCGCGGCGGCGGCAATGGAGGCCGCCTGCGCTCAGGGCTGGAAGGCGGAAGCGCGCTATTACCGTCCGATTCCCGAATGGGTCGCCGGGTTCGGTGCGCTCTCGGGATACAGCCATGAAGGCCCCCAGTAA
- a CDS encoding alpha/beta fold hydrolase, which produces MTPSFQSIWAELRQTSFCQGWTDAGGVNTRYLHTGDRASPALIMLHGVGGHAEAYVRNLKAHGMHFSTWAIDMIGHGWSSPATSDLEIPAYIEHLLRFMDAQNIERASFSGESLGGWVAARMAIDHPDRVERLVLNTAGGSQADPAVMSRLKSLSLQAASDPSWDFIKARVEWLMADKTKAYDDLIATRQAIYAQPGMAAGMKHNMVLQDMETRLRNLIAAEDYARIAAPTLVLWTSDDPTADVTEGRRIASMIPGALFTVMDGCGHWPQFEDPATFNRIHLAFLLGGAVPEAVRVGP; this is translated from the coding sequence GTGACACCTTCCTTTCAGAGCATCTGGGCTGAACTCCGTCAGACAAGCTTTTGTCAGGGCTGGACGGACGCTGGCGGCGTCAACACCCGTTACCTTCACACCGGCGACCGTGCCAGTCCTGCCTTGATCATGCTGCACGGTGTTGGCGGACATGCCGAGGCCTATGTGCGCAACCTCAAGGCGCATGGCATGCATTTCTCCACATGGGCGATCGACATGATCGGTCACGGCTGGTCCTCTCCCGCGACGAGCGATCTGGAGATCCCGGCCTATATCGAACACCTGCTGCGCTTCATGGACGCGCAGAACATCGAGCGCGCGAGTTTCTCGGGTGAGTCGCTGGGCGGGTGGGTGGCTGCCCGGATGGCGATTGACCATCCGGACCGCGTCGAACGTCTGGTGTTGAACACGGCTGGGGGGTCGCAGGCGGACCCAGCCGTGATGTCACGGCTGAAATCCTTGTCATTGCAGGCCGCGAGTGATCCTTCGTGGGACTTCATCAAGGCACGCGTTGAGTGGCTGATGGCGGACAAGACCAAGGCTTACGACGATCTGATCGCGACTCGTCAGGCGATCTATGCCCAGCCCGGTATGGCTGCGGGCATGAAGCACAACATGGTGTTGCAGGACATGGAAACCCGGCTGCGCAATCTGATCGCGGCCGAAGACTATGCCCGCATCGCTGCACCGACGCTGGTGCTGTGGACCTCAGATGACCCCACTGCGGACGTCACCGAGGGCCGGCGCATCGCGTCGATGATTCCGGGTGCCTTGTTCACTGTCATGGACGGCTGCGGCCACTGGCCCCAGTTCGAGGACCCGGCCACCTTCAACCGGATCCATCTCGCGTTTCTCCTTGGCGGTGCCGTCCCCGAAGCGGTTCGCGTGGGGCCGTAA
- the dmpG gene encoding 4-hydroxy-2-oxovalerate aldolase: MDLRGKKITVHDMTLRDGMHPKRHLMTLEQMKTIACGLDDAGIPLIEVTHGDGLGGSSVNYGFPAHTDEEYLGAVIPLMKQAKVSALLLPGIGTVDHLKMAHELGVSTIRVATHCTEADVSEQHIGMARKLGMDTVGFLMMAHMNSPEGLVKQARLMESYGANCIYVTDSAGHLLPDTVKARLSAVRDALKPETELGFHGHHNLAMGVANSIAAVEVGATRIDAAAAGLGAGAGNTPMEVLIAVCDLMGIETGVDVFKIQDVAEDLVVPIMDFPIRIDRDALTLGYAGVYGSFLLFAKRAEKKYGVPARDILVEMGRRGMVGGQEDMIEDTAMNLARERSAA; this comes from the coding sequence ATGGATCTACGCGGCAAGAAAATCACCGTCCACGACATGACCCTGCGTGACGGCATGCACCCCAAGCGTCACCTGATGACACTCGAGCAGATGAAGACCATCGCCTGCGGGCTCGACGATGCAGGCATCCCGCTGATCGAGGTCACCCACGGCGACGGCCTCGGCGGCAGCTCGGTGAACTACGGCTTCCCCGCGCACACCGATGAGGAATACCTCGGTGCGGTGATTCCGCTGATGAAGCAGGCCAAGGTCTCGGCCCTGCTGCTGCCGGGCATCGGCACCGTTGATCATCTGAAGATGGCGCACGAGCTTGGCGTAAGTACCATCCGTGTGGCCACCCACTGCACCGAGGCAGACGTCTCCGAGCAACACATCGGCATGGCGCGAAAGCTGGGCATGGACACTGTCGGCTTTCTGATGATGGCGCACATGAACAGCCCCGAAGGGCTGGTGAAGCAAGCCAGACTGATGGAAAGCTACGGCGCCAACTGCATCTACGTGACCGACTCGGCCGGGCACCTCTTGCCCGACACGGTGAAAGCGCGCCTGAGCGCAGTGCGTGATGCCCTCAAGCCCGAAACCGAGCTCGGTTTTCATGGCCACCACAACCTCGCCATGGGCGTCGCCAACTCCATCGCCGCCGTCGAGGTCGGTGCCACCCGCATCGATGCGGCTGCCGCGGGGCTGGGTGCCGGTGCGGGTAACACCCCGATGGAAGTGCTGATCGCGGTGTGCGACCTGATGGGCATCGAGACCGGCGTCGACGTGTTCAAGATCCAGGATGTGGCCGAAGACCTTGTGGTGCCGATCATGGACTTCCCGATCCGCATCGACCGCGACGCGCTCACGCTCGGTTACGCCGGCGTGTATGGCTCTTTCCTGCTGTTTGCCAAGCGCGCAGAGAAGAAATACGGCGTGCCGGCACGCGACATTCTGGTCGAGATGGGCCGGCGCGGCATGGTCGGCGGGCAGGAAGACATGATCGAGGACACGGCGATGAATCTGGCCCGGGAAAGATCGGCGGCCTGA
- a CDS encoding alcohol dehydrogenase catalytic domain-containing protein, whose translation MAMMKAARLHEIGGKFVLDEVPVPAPGKHDVLVKVEACGVIPNLRNVVTHFPTWYPFLPLPALPAIFGLDAAGTIAAVGEGVTSFKVGERVYVNPGVGCGECRHCKRGDPTRCDAYTFMGYFGFGKDSQRIFEKYPYAGYAEFTTAPAANLVRLPDSLKSADAARFGYLGTAYSAIRKSGLRPGQDILILGATGTLGVGAVLLALAFGASRVVVVARDTAALDKLVALDPQRVIAITLGEGSIHEQVRGRIPDGVDVMLDTLGAKAPAELSVDAMQAVIRGGRIIQIGGVAGPIPIDPHPFMCAQLQYIGSLWFTPAEGDEMASMIAAGSVDLGLLESRPFGLDQLNEALDEIEANGNGFANFHIRVQ comes from the coding sequence ATGGCGATGATGAAGGCGGCCCGGTTGCATGAAATCGGCGGAAAGTTCGTGCTTGACGAAGTGCCGGTTCCCGCACCCGGAAAACACGATGTGCTGGTCAAGGTCGAGGCCTGTGGAGTGATCCCGAACCTCAGGAACGTTGTGACGCATTTCCCTACCTGGTATCCGTTCCTACCGCTTCCCGCATTGCCCGCCATCTTCGGGCTCGACGCGGCCGGAACGATCGCCGCGGTTGGCGAGGGCGTGACCTCGTTCAAGGTGGGCGAACGGGTCTATGTGAATCCGGGTGTCGGATGTGGTGAGTGCCGGCATTGCAAGCGTGGCGACCCGACGCGGTGCGACGCCTACACCTTCATGGGCTACTTCGGCTTCGGGAAGGACTCGCAGCGCATCTTCGAGAAGTATCCGTATGCGGGCTACGCGGAGTTTACCACCGCGCCGGCTGCAAACCTGGTGCGCCTGCCCGACAGCCTGAAGAGCGCGGACGCTGCACGTTTTGGCTATCTTGGTACTGCGTACTCCGCCATCCGCAAGTCCGGGCTGAGGCCCGGGCAGGACATTCTCATTCTCGGTGCGACGGGGACACTGGGCGTTGGCGCGGTGCTGCTTGCGCTGGCGTTCGGTGCGTCCCGTGTGGTCGTGGTTGCACGGGACACGGCGGCCCTCGACAAGCTCGTCGCACTCGATCCGCAACGGGTCATCGCGATCACGCTCGGCGAAGGCAGCATCCATGAGCAGGTCCGTGGCCGGATCCCGGACGGGGTCGACGTGATGCTCGATACGCTCGGCGCCAAGGCGCCCGCCGAACTCTCGGTCGACGCCATGCAGGCCGTCATCCGGGGGGGACGCATCATCCAGATTGGCGGTGTGGCCGGCCCGATTCCGATCGATCCGCACCCGTTCATGTGCGCGCAGCTGCAATACATCGGCTCGCTCTGGTTCACCCCGGCAGAGGGTGACGAGATGGCCAGCATGATTGCCGCGGGTAGCGTCGATCTCGGCCTGCTCGAATCGCGCCCGTTCGGCCTCGACCAGCTCAATGAAGCGCTTGATGAGATCGAGGCGAACGGCAACGGTTTCGCCAACTTCCACATTCGCGTGCAGTAG
- a CDS encoding Rieske 2Fe-2S domain-containing protein — protein sequence MADEPVVRRRVVKAASGISEARVNGQKTQSQYQPYKDAAWGFINHWYPAVFSKELGEDEVKGIQICGIPIVLRRVDGKVYALKDQCLHRGVRLSEKPMCFNKKTISCWYHGFTFDLKDGKLSTIVANPDDKLVGTTGLTSYPTEEVAGMVFVFVREDDFADEDVPPLSQDLPFRFPENSERFPHPLWPAAPSLLDADAVGHGMHRTGYGNWRIACENGFDNAHILVHKDNTIVHAMEWVLPLGILPTSDDCITVVEDEQGPKGMMQWLFTDKWAPVLENKSLGLEVKGVNGRAYRTSVVLPGVLMVENWPGEHIVQYEWYVPITDDLHEYWEVLVKVCPTEKDREDFKYKFDRVYKPLCLHGFNDCDLYAREAMQSFYADGTGWDDEQLVATDISPITWRKLASRWNRGIAKPGKGVAGSVKTHSIRFKDTAAGKPPGYFVEQIED from the coding sequence ATGGCAGACGAACCGGTAGTGCGTCGGCGGGTAGTGAAGGCGGCGAGCGGGATCAGCGAAGCGCGGGTCAATGGACAGAAGACGCAGAGCCAGTACCAGCCGTACAAGGATGCGGCGTGGGGCTTCATCAACCACTGGTATCCGGCGGTGTTCAGCAAGGAGCTGGGCGAGGACGAAGTGAAGGGCATCCAGATCTGCGGGATCCCGATCGTGCTGCGTCGTGTGGATGGCAAGGTGTATGCGCTCAAGGACCAGTGTCTGCACCGCGGGGTGAGATTGTCGGAGAAGCCGATGTGCTTCAACAAGAAGACGATCTCGTGCTGGTATCACGGTTTCACCTTCGACCTGAAGGACGGCAAGCTCTCGACCATCGTGGCCAACCCGGACGACAAGCTGGTGGGCACGACGGGGCTGACGAGCTACCCGACCGAGGAAGTGGCGGGGATGGTGTTCGTGTTCGTGCGTGAGGACGACTTTGCCGATGAAGACGTGCCGCCGCTATCGCAGGATCTGCCGTTCCGCTTCCCCGAGAACAGCGAACGTTTCCCGCACCCGCTGTGGCCGGCCGCGCCGAGCCTGCTCGACGCAGACGCGGTAGGTCACGGCATGCACCGCACCGGGTACGGCAACTGGCGCATCGCGTGCGAGAACGGCTTCGACAACGCGCACATCCTGGTGCACAAGGACAACACCATCGTGCACGCGATGGAATGGGTGCTGCCGCTGGGGATTCTGCCCACGAGCGACGACTGCATCACCGTGGTCGAAGATGAGCAAGGCCCCAAGGGCATGATGCAGTGGCTGTTCACCGACAAGTGGGCGCCGGTGCTGGAGAACAAGTCGCTGGGCCTGGAAGTGAAGGGCGTTAATGGACGTGCCTACCGCACCTCGGTGGTGCTGCCCGGTGTGCTGATGGTGGAGAACTGGCCGGGCGAGCACATTGTGCAATACGAATGGTATGTGCCGATCACCGACGACCTGCACGAATACTGGGAAGTGCTGGTGAAGGTGTGCCCGACGGAGAAGGACCGGGAAGACTTCAAGTACAAGTTCGACCGGGTGTACAAGCCGCTGTGTCTGCACGGCTTCAACGACTGCGACCTGTATGCACGCGAAGCGATGCAGAGCTTCTACGCCGACGGCACGGGCTGGGATGACGAGCAACTGGTGGCGACGGACATCTCGCCGATCACGTGGCGCAAGCTGGCCTCGCGCTGGAACCGTGGTATCGCGAAGCCGGGCAAGGGTGTGGCGGGATCGGTGAAGACGCACAGCATCCGCTTCAAGGACACGGCCGCAGGCAAGCCGCCCGGCTACTTCGTCGAACAGATCGAAGACTGA
- a CDS encoding acetaldehyde dehydrogenase (acetylating) — MTKIKCALIGPGNIGTDLLYKLKRSPVLEPVWMVGIDPTSEGLARAREMGLKTTAEGVDGMLAHVKSDGIQIAFDATSAYVHAENSRKLNELGVLMVDLTPAAIGPFCVPPVNLVEHVGKGEMNVNMVTCGGQATIPMVAAISRVQAVGYGEIVATVSSKSAGPGTRKNIDEFTRTTSGAVEKVGGAKKGKAIIILNPAEPPLIMRDTVHCLTETEPDQAAITESIHAMIKEVQKYVPGYKLVNGPVFDGKRVSVFMEVEGLGDYLPKYAGNLDIMTAAAARTAEMFAEEILAGRLTLEPNRAVMAAALS; from the coding sequence ATGACCAAAATCAAATGCGCGCTGATCGGCCCCGGCAACATCGGCACCGATCTGCTCTATAAACTTAAGCGTAGTCCGGTGCTCGAGCCGGTGTGGATGGTGGGCATTGACCCGACCTCCGAAGGTCTGGCGCGGGCCCGCGAGATGGGCCTCAAGACCACCGCTGAAGGCGTCGACGGGATGCTGGCGCACGTAAAGTCCGACGGCATCCAGATTGCCTTCGATGCGACTTCGGCTTATGTGCATGCCGAGAACAGCCGCAAGCTCAACGAGCTCGGTGTACTGATGGTCGACCTCACGCCCGCTGCGATCGGCCCCTTCTGCGTGCCGCCGGTGAATCTGGTCGAGCACGTGGGCAAGGGTGAGATGAACGTCAACATGGTCACCTGCGGAGGCCAGGCCACGATCCCGATGGTGGCCGCAATCAGCCGCGTGCAAGCGGTGGGCTATGGCGAAATCGTCGCCACTGTGTCGTCGAAATCCGCTGGTCCCGGCACACGAAAGAACATCGACGAATTCACCCGCACCACCTCGGGCGCGGTAGAGAAGGTGGGTGGCGCCAAAAAGGGCAAGGCCATCATCATCCTCAACCCGGCCGAGCCTCCGCTGATCATGCGCGACACGGTGCACTGCCTGACCGAGACCGAGCCCGATCAGGCCGCGATCACCGAGTCGATCCACGCCATGATCAAGGAAGTGCAGAAGTACGTGCCCGGCTACAAGCTGGTCAATGGACCGGTGTTCGACGGCAAGCGCGTGTCGGTGTTCATGGAAGTCGAAGGTCTTGGCGACTACCTGCCCAAGTACGCCGGCAACCTCGACATCATGACCGCGGCCGCCGCACGTACCGCCGAGATGTTTGCCGAAGAAATCCTCGCCGGCCGCCTCACCCTCGAACCCAACCGCGCCGTGATGGCCGCGGCCTTGTCTTGA
- a CDS encoding alpha/beta fold hydrolase — MSESNPEIGQSIDVGGIRTNYHDLGAGFPLLMIHGSGPGVSGYVNWRTVMNPLAADRRVIIPDMVGFGFTDRPEGQRYDVDTWVDQAIGLLDALGIAQADIVGNSFGGALALKIAIRHPSRLRRIVLMGSAGIDFPLTEGLDAVWGYEPSLANMRKLLDIFAFDRSLVNDDLARLRYQASIQPGFQESFSAMFPSPRQRWVEALASDEAQIRAIPHEVLVIHGREDQVIPLESSVRLTGLIARAQLHVFGRCGHWTQIEQAARFTRLVQDFLGEAAANEPLVQVSAAEAALA, encoded by the coding sequence ATGAGTGAGAGCAACCCGGAGATCGGCCAAAGTATCGACGTAGGGGGAATCAGGACCAACTACCATGATCTGGGTGCGGGTTTCCCATTGTTGATGATTCACGGCTCGGGGCCGGGCGTCAGTGGCTACGTCAATTGGCGCACGGTGATGAATCCCCTTGCCGCAGACCGTCGGGTGATCATTCCCGATATGGTTGGATTCGGTTTTACCGATCGCCCCGAGGGGCAGCGGTACGACGTCGACACATGGGTCGACCAGGCGATCGGTCTGCTCGATGCACTCGGTATCGCCCAGGCGGACATCGTGGGCAACTCGTTCGGCGGTGCGCTCGCCCTCAAGATCGCGATTCGGCACCCCTCACGCTTGCGTCGGATCGTGCTCATGGGGAGTGCAGGCATCGACTTTCCCCTCACCGAGGGACTCGACGCCGTCTGGGGGTATGAGCCGTCGCTTGCCAACATGCGCAAGTTGCTCGACATCTTTGCCTTCGACCGCAGCCTGGTGAACGACGACCTTGCCCGGTTGCGCTACCAGGCCAGCATTCAGCCCGGATTCCAGGAATCGTTCTCGGCCATGTTCCCGTCGCCCCGCCAGCGCTGGGTGGAGGCGCTGGCCAGCGACGAAGCGCAGATCCGCGCCATACCGCACGAGGTACTGGTGATTCACGGGCGCGAGGACCAGGTGATTCCGCTGGAGAGCTCAGTGCGTCTGACCGGCTTGATCGCACGTGCGCAGTTGCATGTGTTCGGGCGTTGTGGGCACTGGACGCAGATCGAACAAGCGGCTCGCTTCACCCGGTTGGTGCAGGATTTTCTGGGCGAGGCGGCAGCCAACGAGCCGCTCGTCCAGGTGAGCGCTGCTGAGGCCGCACTGGCCTGA
- a CDS encoding 2-keto-4-pentenoate hydratase codes for MSQLDIVAAADALYAAACSGKAVAPLRDRVEQASAETAYAIQSHNTRRAMAEGRRLVGRKIGLTSPAVQRQLGVDQPDFGMLFADMAVGDAEPVAKGRLIQPKVEAEIAFVLGKDLCFERHTYADLLGAIEYCLPAVEIVDSRIADWRISLFDTVADNASSGLFVLGSTPVRASRFDMGRCAMTMQEGGRAVSEGNARACLGNPLNAAVWLADMLVRVGQPLQAGDIVLTGALGPMVAVDATRAQTFAVDIEGLGHVEARFD; via the coding sequence ATGAGTCAGCTTGATATCGTGGCCGCAGCCGATGCGCTCTACGCCGCCGCATGCAGTGGCAAGGCCGTGGCGCCGCTGCGCGACCGGGTTGAGCAGGCGTCGGCCGAAACGGCCTATGCAATCCAGTCGCACAACACCCGGCGCGCAATGGCTGAGGGCCGCCGTCTGGTGGGGCGGAAGATCGGTTTGACCTCACCAGCGGTGCAGCGTCAGCTCGGTGTCGATCAACCCGACTTCGGCATGCTGTTTGCCGACATGGCTGTTGGCGATGCCGAGCCGGTGGCCAAGGGCAGGTTGATTCAGCCCAAGGTCGAGGCGGAGATCGCGTTCGTACTGGGCAAGGATCTGTGCTTCGAACGGCACACCTATGCCGATCTGCTGGGCGCCATCGAATACTGCCTGCCCGCCGTCGAGATCGTGGACAGCCGGATCGCGGACTGGCGCATCAGCCTGTTCGATACCGTTGCCGACAACGCCTCGTCCGGGCTCTTCGTCCTCGGCAGTACACCGGTCAGGGCGAGCCGCTTCGACATGGGGCGCTGTGCGATGACGATGCAGGAAGGCGGCCGGGCTGTCTCCGAAGGAAACGCACGCGCCTGCCTCGGCAATCCGCTCAATGCAGCCGTCTGGCTCGCCGACATGCTGGTGCGCGTCGGTCAGCCACTGCAGGCCGGTGACATCGTGCTTACCGGCGCGCTGGGTCCGATGGTCGCGGTTGATGCGACACGGGCGCAGACCTTCGCGGTGGACATCGAAGGCCTGGGTCACGTTGAGGCGCGCTTTGATTGA
- a CDS encoding VOC family protein, whose amino-acid sequence MGQVKRLAYIQIEATDLEAWSAFAGGVMGCEIVPDTAPGDLRLRVDDRPWRIKVTEGPRNDIVVVGLEVDCGEDFAAIRTRLADAGIDVHPGSTEACEARGVRELLCFRDPAGMEVELSYGSLMRPQQPFNSPLAHGGFVTGDQGLGHVMLVVENVAEVHRFYCELLGFVTSDFVATDNYGGQKGSFVFMRCNQRHHSLAIGYLPLGRRLGHLMLQVREFDDVGRTLDRVHQSPFRQTRALGRHINDRMFSFYVESPSGVQIECGWGGLEVKEDDLEVKTYDVTSAWGHQHLLPK is encoded by the coding sequence ATGGGACAGGTGAAACGGCTGGCTTATATCCAGATCGAGGCCACGGATCTTGAAGCGTGGAGCGCTTTCGCCGGCGGCGTGATGGGGTGCGAAATCGTTCCGGACACCGCGCCCGGCGATCTGCGGCTCAGGGTCGATGATCGTCCGTGGCGCATTAAGGTTACCGAGGGGCCGCGCAACGACATTGTTGTTGTAGGGCTGGAGGTCGATTGTGGTGAAGACTTCGCGGCCATCCGAACTCGCCTCGCCGATGCCGGAATCGACGTACATCCAGGGAGCACCGAGGCCTGCGAGGCACGCGGTGTGCGCGAACTGCTGTGCTTCCGCGATCCTGCAGGTATGGAAGTGGAACTGTCCTACGGTTCCCTGATGCGCCCGCAGCAGCCCTTTAACTCGCCGTTGGCGCATGGCGGCTTCGTCACCGGGGACCAGGGGCTGGGCCACGTGATGCTGGTGGTGGAGAACGTTGCCGAGGTGCATCGCTTCTATTGCGAATTGCTGGGTTTCGTTACCAGCGACTTCGTGGCCACTGACAACTACGGCGGGCAGAAAGGCAGTTTTGTGTTCATGCGCTGCAATCAGCGCCATCACTCTTTAGCAATAGGTTATCTTCCCCTTGGGCGACGGCTCGGACACTTGATGCTCCAGGTGCGGGAATTCGACGATGTAGGCCGCACCCTCGACAGGGTGCATCAGAGCCCGTTCCGCCAGACCCGTGCGTTGGGGCGACATATCAATGACCGGATGTTCTCGTTCTATGTCGAAAGTCCATCAGGAGTGCAAATCGAATGTGGTTGGGGTGGGCTGGAGGTGAAAGAAGACGATCTTGAGGTCAAGACCTACGATGTGACCAGCGCGTGGGGGCACCAACACCTGTTGCCGAAGTGA